From Microbacterium sp. 10M-3C3:
GGGACGACGAACGGGTCACGTTCGACGGCACCTACTACTCGGTGAAGGATGCGACGATCTACGACCGTCCGCCGGCCGACCAGAAGGTGCCGATCTACATCGGCGCGTCGGGCCCGGCGGCCACGCGTCTGGCCGGCCGCATCGCCGACGGCTACATCACGACCAGCGGCAAGGCGCCGGAGCTGTACACCGACACGCTGCTGCCGGCGCTCCACGAGGGGCTGCAGAAGGCCGGACGCCCGGACGACGCGATCGACACGCTCATCGAGGTCAAGGTCTCGTACCACCCCGACCACGACACCGCGATGGAGAAGACGCGCTTCTGGGCGCCGCTCGCGCTGTCGGCCGAGGAGAAGCGCGACGTGCACGACCCGATGGAGATGCAGCGCCGCGCCGACGAGCTGCCGATCGAGCGCGCCGCCTCGCGGTTCATCGTCTCGACCGACCCCGACGAGCACGTCGAGCGGATCGCGCAGTACGTCGACCTCGGCTTCCGTCACCTCGTGTTCCACGACCCGGGCGAGGACCAGGCCGAGTTCCTGCGGATGTACGGCGCGGAGATCCTCCCCCGCCTGCGCACCCGCTTCGCCTGACACCCCACCGCCCCGCACGTACTCAGGAAGATCGCATCGCATGCCCTCCGACTCGCCCTTTTTCGCCGCATCCGGCGCGTCCCAGCCTGAATACGAACGGCGGTGGACCGTGGTCGTGCCCGTCAAGGCCGCCGACGTCGGCAAGTCGCGCCTCGACGGCGCCGCCGCCGACCGCGTCGAGCTCGCCCGCGCGATCGCGCTCGACACGATCGAGGCGGCCGCCGCGGCGGCGACCGTCACGCGCGTGCTCGTCGTGACCGCCGACCCCGAGGTCGCCCGCGTGGCCGGCGGGATGGCGAACGTGGAGGTCGTGCCCGATCCGGATGCGGTGGGACTCGACGCCGCCGTCGCCGCCGGCGCCGCCGCGGCGGGCGTGGATGCGGCACGCGCCGCCCTCCTGGGCGATCTCCCGGCCCTGCATCCGGCCGAGCTCGATGCCGCGCTCGTGGCATCGGCCGACGTCGAGCGCGGACTCGTCGCCGACGCCGAGGGGACGGGCTCGACCCTCGTCACCGCGCGGCCGGGCGCGGTGTGGGTGTCGGCGTTCGGCGAGGACTCCGCCGAGCGGCACCGTCTGCTCGGATGCGTCGACCTCGACGTGCCGCAGGACACCGGGCTGCGCCGCGACGTCGACACCCCCGAGCAGCTCGCCGCGGCGCGCGCCCTGGGGCTGGGCTCTCGCACAGCGGCGCTCGTGCGCGCCGCGGAGACCTCCGCCGAGCAGCCCGCGAGCCCGGCCGGGGCACCGGCACGGGGATGACCGGGCGGGGCATGGCGAGCGCGGCGGTCGCCCCGCGCCGCACGATCGCCGTCGCGGCGCTGCTCGCATTCATCGCCGGCTACGTCGACGCCCTCGGCTTCCTCGCCACCGGCGGGCTGTTCGTGTCGTTCATGAGCGGCAACTCCACCGCCTCCGCCGTGCAGCTGTGGCAGGGTGCGCTTCCGGTCGCGCTCCTCGGCGGGGCGCTCGTGGTGAGCTTCGTCGCGGGGGTGACGGCGGCCGCCGTCATCGCCCGCAGCGTCCGCCACGGCCGCTCGCGCGTGCTGCTCCTCGTCATCGCGACGATGCTCGTGCTGTCGGAGATGCTCCGCGCGTTCTACCCGGAGGCCGAGGCGTGGTCGTACACGCTCGTGGCGGCGGGGATGGGCGCGGTCAACGTGGTGTTCGCCGACAGGGACCGCGTGCAGGTCGCGGTGACCTACGCGACGGGCGGACTCGTCGCCGTCGGGCTCGGACTCGCGCAGATGCTCACGGGCAGCTCGCGCACGGCGTGGCGACGGCCGCTGCTGCTGTGGGCCGCACTCGTCGTCGGGGCCGTCATCGGCGCCGTCGCACACCTTCCGCTCGGGCCGTGGGCGCTGCCCGCCGCCGCGGCCGCCCTCGTGCTCCTGGCCCTGCTCCCCGCGCGCGTGTTCGGGCATTGACGCTCGGCGCGGCCGCTCACCGGGGTCGCGGCGCGACGCGGGACCCGCGGCGCCGTTCCGATCAGCGCGCGGCGTCGAGGGCGGCGTCGGCGATCGCGGCCGACGCGGCCACGTCGCGCATCCACAGCGGCGCGACGACCGGTCGGATGCCGGCCGCGGCGACGTCGGCCGCCGCATCCGCGTCCTCCTCGGCGAGCAGCCACGCGTCGAGCACGCCCCCTGCCGCCCGCGCGCCGTAGTGCGCGGCGACCGCGGCGGCGGAGGTCTCTACCCCGATCGCCTGCAGGCACACGTCGGCCATGCCCCGCACGACGCGTCCGCCGATGATCGGCGAGACGCCGACGACGGCGGATGCGGCGGCCAGCGCCGCGCGCATGCCCGGCACCGCGAGGCTCGGCCCGATCGAGACGACGGGGTTCGAGGGCGCCACGAGCACCACGTCGGCCGCGGCGATCGCGTCGACGACACCGGGGGCGGGCGCCGCATCCGCGATGCCCGGGTTCTCGAAGGCGACCGGCGCGAGGCTCGCGCGGTGCCGCGTCCACCACTCCTGGAAGTGCAGGCGGCGGCCATCCTCGAGCAGCACGATCGTGTCGACCTCGGCGTCGGTCATGGGCAGGAGCCGCGCGCCG
This genomic window contains:
- a CDS encoding DUF1275 family protein, which gives rise to MTGRGMASAAVAPRRTIAVAALLAFIAGYVDALGFLATGGLFVSFMSGNSTASAVQLWQGALPVALLGGALVVSFVAGVTAAAVIARSVRHGRSRVLLLVIATMLVLSEMLRAFYPEAEAWSYTLVAAGMGAVNVVFADRDRVQVAVTYATGGLVAVGLGLAQMLTGSSRTAWRRPLLLWAALVVGAVIGAVAHLPLGPWALPAAAAALVLLALLPARVFGH
- the cofD gene encoding 2-phospho-L-lactate transferase, with translation MTGPRVVVLAGGVGGAKFTLGMREALRRRGAPEATVVVNTGDDIWLSGVRLQPDIDSITYALAGVNDTERGWGRAGDTERVNAELQAWGAGWPWFTLGDLDLGTHLARTGWLREGLTPTGVLERMARRWDLGARLLPMTDAEVDTIVLLEDGRRLHFQEWWTRHRASLAPVAFENPGIADAAPAPGVVDAIAAADVVLVAPSNPVVSIGPSLAVPGMRAALAAASAVVGVSPIIGGRVVRGMADVCLQAIGVETSAAAVAAHYGARAAGGVLDAWLLAEEDADAAADVAAAGIRPVVAPLWMRDVAASAAIADAALDAAR
- the fgd gene encoding glucose-6-phosphate dehydrogenase (coenzyme-F420), giving the protein MTAQPIRFGYKASSEQFGPNELIEFAVLAEEMGFDSVFLSDHLQPWRHDGGHAPAALPWLGAVGARTSRIVMGTSVLTPTFRYHPGVVAQAFATLGVMYPGRVILGVGTGEALNEVTLGLEWPEPPERFQRLKEAITLIEQLWDDERVTFDGTYYSVKDATIYDRPPADQKVPIYIGASGPAATRLAGRIADGYITTSGKAPELYTDTLLPALHEGLQKAGRPDDAIDTLIEVKVSYHPDHDTAMEKTRFWAPLALSAEEKRDVHDPMEMQRRADELPIERAASRFIVSTDPDEHVERIAQYVDLGFRHLVFHDPGEDQAEFLRMYGAEILPRLRTRFA
- the cofC gene encoding 2-phospho-L-lactate guanylyltransferase; the encoded protein is MPSDSPFFAASGASQPEYERRWTVVVPVKAADVGKSRLDGAAADRVELARAIALDTIEAAAAAATVTRVLVVTADPEVARVAGGMANVEVVPDPDAVGLDAAVAAGAAAAGVDAARAALLGDLPALHPAELDAALVASADVERGLVADAEGTGSTLVTARPGAVWVSAFGEDSAERHRLLGCVDLDVPQDTGLRRDVDTPEQLAAARALGLGSRTAALVRAAETSAEQPASPAGAPARG